The following coding sequences lie in one Bicyclus anynana chromosome 21, ilBicAnyn1.1, whole genome shotgun sequence genomic window:
- the LOC112057143 gene encoding uncharacterized protein LOC112057143 isoform X1, with product MKIFLSKHFLRGKYTFQRILFAIQSGISTPVIQYPCVRGKRHVNMKAFILAVLGLIAACEAGDTLRLTYGTAPACKIGTECFVPLPRNIDEALTAGYVQVDMPDKDLQNTECYVNPEEPKIGLICDVDTRGVVGLNVAIDIENDVKNPPFDFLKLGWILYTLFGRECYAIQILYVSPESLERSAQERIASYNPDDVYQETHVYLPGRNGDWMAVPRDENKVAEETVFTIQGYLPQMGRHYFEKVTKTMQCTEEEMPSWFLLFEKYSMVGIGCIMPMDHPAEVEGKTSRFESPAEAAIKLLVPNGPACLPKMTITTLHVYTAAKPWNIGIPLRSHE from the exons ATGAAAATCTTCCTTTCCAAACATTTTCTTCGTGGTAAATATACATTTCAAAGGATTTTGTTTGCCATCCAATCA GGCATCTCTACCCCAGTTATCCAGTACCCCTGCGTGAGAGGCAAGAGACACGTGAACATGAAAGCCTTTATTTTAGCAGTCCTTGGGCTCATCGCAGCTTGCG agGCAGGAGACACACtaagat TGACATACGGTACGGCGCCTGCCTGCAAGATAGGCACAGAATGCTTTGTACCATTGCCTCGTAACATAGACGAAGCTCTCACTGCCGGCTATGTACAAGTTGACATGCCGGATAAAGACTTACAGAATACAGAGTGCTATGTTAACCCGGAGGAACCCAAAATCGGACTCATTTGCGATGTAGATACTCGTGGAGTAGTGGGTCTAAACGTTGCA ATAGATATAGAAAACGACGTGAAAAACCCACcgtttgatttcttaaaattggGATGGATACTTTATACATTGTTTGGACGTGAATGTTACGCTATTCAAATTCTTTACGTTTCCCCAG AATCTTTAGAGAGGTCTGCGCAGGAACGCATCGCTAGCTACAATCCAGACGACGTCTATCAAGAAACCCATGTGTACTTGCCTGGACGCAATGGTGATTGGATGGCTGTTCCACGTGATGAAAATAAAGTTGCTGAGGAAACAGTATTCACAATTCAAGGCTATCTTCCTCAAATGG gcCGTCACTACTTTGAAAAGGTTACTAAAACCATGCAGTGCACCGAAGAAGAAATGCCTTCATGGTTCTTGTTGTTTGAAAAATATTCAATGGTAGGAATTGGATGTATTATGCCGATGGATCATCCGGCCGAAGTAGAGGGTAAAACGAGTCGGTTCGAATCTCCTGCCGAAGCTGCTATTAAG CTCCTCGTTCCCAATGGACCAGCATGCCTTCCCAAAATGACCATAACGACCTTACACGTGTACACCGCTGCCAAACCCTGGAATATAGGGATACCTTTGAGAAGCCACGAGTAA
- the LOC112057143 gene encoding uncharacterized protein LOC112057143 isoform X2: MKIFLSKHFLREAGDTLRLTYGTAPACKIGTECFVPLPRNIDEALTAGYVQVDMPDKDLQNTECYVNPEEPKIGLICDVDTRGVVGLNVAIDIENDVKNPPFDFLKLGWILYTLFGRECYAIQILYVSPESLERSAQERIASYNPDDVYQETHVYLPGRNGDWMAVPRDENKVAEETVFTIQGYLPQMGRHYFEKVTKTMQCTEEEMPSWFLLFEKYSMVGIGCIMPMDHPAEVEGKTSRFESPAEAAIKLLVPNGPACLPKMTITTLHVYTAAKPWNIGIPLRSHE; this comes from the exons ATGAAAATCTTCCTTTCCAAACATTTTCTTCGTG agGCAGGAGACACACtaagat TGACATACGGTACGGCGCCTGCCTGCAAGATAGGCACAGAATGCTTTGTACCATTGCCTCGTAACATAGACGAAGCTCTCACTGCCGGCTATGTACAAGTTGACATGCCGGATAAAGACTTACAGAATACAGAGTGCTATGTTAACCCGGAGGAACCCAAAATCGGACTCATTTGCGATGTAGATACTCGTGGAGTAGTGGGTCTAAACGTTGCA ATAGATATAGAAAACGACGTGAAAAACCCACcgtttgatttcttaaaattggGATGGATACTTTATACATTGTTTGGACGTGAATGTTACGCTATTCAAATTCTTTACGTTTCCCCAG AATCTTTAGAGAGGTCTGCGCAGGAACGCATCGCTAGCTACAATCCAGACGACGTCTATCAAGAAACCCATGTGTACTTGCCTGGACGCAATGGTGATTGGATGGCTGTTCCACGTGATGAAAATAAAGTTGCTGAGGAAACAGTATTCACAATTCAAGGCTATCTTCCTCAAATGG gcCGTCACTACTTTGAAAAGGTTACTAAAACCATGCAGTGCACCGAAGAAGAAATGCCTTCATGGTTCTTGTTGTTTGAAAAATATTCAATGGTAGGAATTGGATGTATTATGCCGATGGATCATCCGGCCGAAGTAGAGGGTAAAACGAGTCGGTTCGAATCTCCTGCCGAAGCTGCTATTAAG CTCCTCGTTCCCAATGGACCAGCATGCCTTCCCAAAATGACCATAACGACCTTACACGTGTACACCGCTGCCAAACCCTGGAATATAGGGATACCTTTGAGAAGCCACGAGTAA
- the LOC112057166 gene encoding ribosomal RNA processing protein 36 homolog isoform X1: protein MSDEEESVANSDFEKDNERESIRNELSTLSFEDLQKLKEKVGAKVYKEVVFGKQSISHEARVFKRDNKNRPREMSSKKPVRMLRDVVSVKKQEPRDPRFDPLCGTFDKKEFAENYNFLSNARVNDMKMIKNELKQTTDPEKELSLRRLLQRLNDQQKATKRKKLESERKDKQRLEVEAEFKQGKQPHFKNKSEARVESLVKQYEELKKKGAGRIQRHLKRRQQKVKKRSFRTPVTTN, encoded by the exons ATGTCTGATGAAGAAGAAAGTGTAgcaaattcagattttgaaaaagaTAATGAAAGA GAAAGCATCAGGAATGAGTTATCAACTCTATCTTTTGAAGAtcttcaaaaactaaaagagAAAGTTGGTGCTAAAGTTTACAAAGAAGTAGTGTTTGGTAAACAGTCTATTAGCCATGAGGCACGAGTGTTCAAGAGAGACAATAAGAACAGACCCCGAGAAATGAGCTCAAAAAAACCAGTGCGAATGTTGAGAGATGTTGTTTCTGTAAAAAAGCAAGAGCCCAGGGATCCAAG GTTTGACCCACTTTGTGGTACTTTTGATAAGAAAGAATTTGCGGAAAACTATAATTTTCTCTCCAATGCCCGTGTGAATGAtatgaaaatgataaaaaatgagTTAAAACAGACAACAGATCCAGAGAAAGAGTTGAGTCTACGCCGGCTGCTTCAAAGGCTGAATGATCAACAAAAGGCCACCAAAAGAAAGAAATTGGAAAGTGAGAGAAAAGATAAGCAACGCCTCGAGGTGGAAGCAGAATTTAAACAAGGAAAGCAGccccatttcaaaaataaat CTGAAGCGCGGGTCGAGTCTCTCGTGAAACAGTATGAAGAATTGAAGAAAAAAGGTGCAGGCCGTATACAGAGGCATCTGAAACGGAGGCAACAAAAAGTCAAAAAGCGCTCCTTTAGAACGCCTGTAAccactaattaa
- the LOC112057166 gene encoding ribosomal RNA processing protein 36 homolog isoform X3, which translates to MKDIRNELSTLSFEDLQKLKEKVGAKVYKEVVFGKQSISHEARVFKRDNKNRPREMSSKKPVRMLRDVVSVKKQEPRDPRFDPLCGTFDKKEFAENYNFLSNARVNDMKMIKNELKQTTDPEKELSLRRLLQRLNDQQKATKRKKLESERKDKQRLEVEAEFKQGKQPHFKNKSEARVESLVKQYEELKKKGAGRIQRHLKRRQQKVKKRSFRTPVTTN; encoded by the exons ATGAAAGA CATCAGGAATGAGTTATCAACTCTATCTTTTGAAGAtcttcaaaaactaaaagagAAAGTTGGTGCTAAAGTTTACAAAGAAGTAGTGTTTGGTAAACAGTCTATTAGCCATGAGGCACGAGTGTTCAAGAGAGACAATAAGAACAGACCCCGAGAAATGAGCTCAAAAAAACCAGTGCGAATGTTGAGAGATGTTGTTTCTGTAAAAAAGCAAGAGCCCAGGGATCCAAG GTTTGACCCACTTTGTGGTACTTTTGATAAGAAAGAATTTGCGGAAAACTATAATTTTCTCTCCAATGCCCGTGTGAATGAtatgaaaatgataaaaaatgagTTAAAACAGACAACAGATCCAGAGAAAGAGTTGAGTCTACGCCGGCTGCTTCAAAGGCTGAATGATCAACAAAAGGCCACCAAAAGAAAGAAATTGGAAAGTGAGAGAAAAGATAAGCAACGCCTCGAGGTGGAAGCAGAATTTAAACAAGGAAAGCAGccccatttcaaaaataaat CTGAAGCGCGGGTCGAGTCTCTCGTGAAACAGTATGAAGAATTGAAGAAAAAAGGTGCAGGCCGTATACAGAGGCATCTGAAACGGAGGCAACAAAAAGTCAAAAAGCGCTCCTTTAGAACGCCTGTAAccactaattaa
- the LOC112057166 gene encoding ribosomal RNA processing protein 36 homolog isoform X2, translating to MSARKHTIIESIRNELSTLSFEDLQKLKEKVGAKVYKEVVFGKQSISHEARVFKRDNKNRPREMSSKKPVRMLRDVVSVKKQEPRDPRFDPLCGTFDKKEFAENYNFLSNARVNDMKMIKNELKQTTDPEKELSLRRLLQRLNDQQKATKRKKLESERKDKQRLEVEAEFKQGKQPHFKNKSEARVESLVKQYEELKKKGAGRIQRHLKRRQQKVKKRSFRTPVTTN from the exons ATGAGTGCCCGCAAACATACAATTATT GAAAGCATCAGGAATGAGTTATCAACTCTATCTTTTGAAGAtcttcaaaaactaaaagagAAAGTTGGTGCTAAAGTTTACAAAGAAGTAGTGTTTGGTAAACAGTCTATTAGCCATGAGGCACGAGTGTTCAAGAGAGACAATAAGAACAGACCCCGAGAAATGAGCTCAAAAAAACCAGTGCGAATGTTGAGAGATGTTGTTTCTGTAAAAAAGCAAGAGCCCAGGGATCCAAG GTTTGACCCACTTTGTGGTACTTTTGATAAGAAAGAATTTGCGGAAAACTATAATTTTCTCTCCAATGCCCGTGTGAATGAtatgaaaatgataaaaaatgagTTAAAACAGACAACAGATCCAGAGAAAGAGTTGAGTCTACGCCGGCTGCTTCAAAGGCTGAATGATCAACAAAAGGCCACCAAAAGAAAGAAATTGGAAAGTGAGAGAAAAGATAAGCAACGCCTCGAGGTGGAAGCAGAATTTAAACAAGGAAAGCAGccccatttcaaaaataaat CTGAAGCGCGGGTCGAGTCTCTCGTGAAACAGTATGAAGAATTGAAGAAAAAAGGTGCAGGCCGTATACAGAGGCATCTGAAACGGAGGCAACAAAAAGTCAAAAAGCGCTCCTTTAGAACGCCTGTAAccactaattaa
- the LOC112057364 gene encoding uncharacterized protein LOC112057364: protein MDYNFVSKFTIKSNEQEEKLIYVKILWQNNKDHLFHIQVFSEEQSWSGDFSYVMCKNFREILDETEEQYINSVKDALRMNNKTYAYDFTHEGDSNHKKFYWKKKYEGSTGTMVHGFVSVKEDEVAGTKNDLIDFLITENKTHCNEIDKYQNKTENLNNELEKWKNELEKFVDMKNSLESSLYGKFVQLLNSKKRRIQELDEHLNNL from the coding sequence ATGGACTACAACTTTGTGTCTAAATTCACTATCAAAAGCAATGAACAGGAAGAAAAATTGATATACGTAAAGATATTATGGCAAAACAATAAAGACCATCTATTTCACATACAAGTTTTCAGCGAAGAGCAGAGTTGGTCTGGTGATTTTTCTTACGTTATGTGTAAAAATTTTAGGGAAATATTAGATGAAACTGAGGAACAATATATTAATAGTGTAAAAGATGCTTTAAGAATGAACAACAAGACATACGCGTATGATTTTACACATGAAGGTGACAGCAATCATAAAAAGTtctattggaaaaaaaaatatgaaggtTCAACAGGAACCATGGTTCATGGTTTTGTGTCAGTAAAAGAAGACGAAGTAGCAGGAACTAAAAATGATTTAATTGATTTCCTGATAACTGAGAACAAGACACATTGTAATGAAATTGATAAATACCAGAATAAgacagaaaatttaaataatgaattggaaaaatggaaaaatgaaTTGGAGAAATTTGTTGATATGAAAAATTCATTAGAATCAAGTTTATATGGCAAATTTGTACAACTTTTGAACTCAAAGAAAAGAAGGATTCAGGAACTTGATgagcatttaaataatttatga